A region of Sugiyamaella lignohabitans strain CBS 10342 chromosome A, complete sequence DNA encodes the following proteins:
- the SEC23 gene encoding GTPase-activating protein SEC23 (GTPase-activating protein, stimulates the GTPase activity of Sar1p; component of the Sec23p-Sec24p heterodimer of the COPII vesicle coat, involved in ER to Golgi transport; substrate of Ubp3/Bre5 complex; ubiquitylated by Ub-ligase Rsp5p; proteasome-mediated degradation of Sec23p is regulated by Cdc48p; GO_component: GO:0030127 - COPII vesicle coat [Evidence IEA]; GO_component: GO:0030127 - COPII vesicle coat [Evidence IDA] [PMID 8004676]; GO_component: GO:0012507 - ER to Golgi transport vesicle membrane [Evidence IEA]; GO_component: GO:0005794 - Golgi apparatus [Evidence IEA]; GO_component: GO:0000139 - Golgi membrane [Evidence IEA]; GO_component: GO:0005737 - cytoplasm [Evidence IEA,IEA]; GO_component: GO:0031410 - cytoplasmic vesicle [Evidence IEA]; GO_component: GO:0005783 - endoplasmic reticulum [Evidence IEA]; GO_component: GO:0005789 - endoplasmic reticulum membrane [Evidence IEA]; GO_component: GO:0016020 - membrane [Evidence IEA]; GO_function: GO:0005096 - GTPase activator activity [Evidence IDA] [PMID 8451644]; GO_function: GO:0046872 - metal ion binding [Evidence IEA]; GO_function: GO:0008270 - zinc ion binding [Evidence IEA]; GO_process: GO:0006888 - ER to Golgi vesicle-mediated transport [Evidence IEA]; GO_process: GO:0006886 - intracellular protein transport [Evidence IEA]; GO_process: GO:0015031 - protein transport [Evidence IEA]; GO_process: GO:0003400 - regulation of COPII vesicle coating [Evidence IDA] [PMID 8451644]; GO_process: GO:0006810 - transport [Evidence IEA]; GO_process: GO:0016192 - vesicle-mediated transport [Evidence IEA]) has product MTQVHELGHASCNKSYVFRGNKDYTAKGVQEMLGLAPPRPQGGVNNAGPPPFSRFLLPLQQCEFQLTNIIEQLEKDPWPVASDRRPVRCSGVALSVAVSLLEQSFPNSGARIMFFAGGPPTEGPGMVVGPELREPIRSHHDIERDSAKHYKKAVKFYEALAKRTALNGHAVDIFAGCYDQIGMQEMKSLPNSTGGVMILTDAFSTSIFKQSIQRIFNKDDQGFLEMGFNASCDVLTSKDLKVSGLIGHAVSLNKKSVSVADTEIGIGQTSSWKMCSITPAHTYGFFFEVATQGGANGANPGPGPVQHATIQFLTHYQHSNGTYRLRVTTLIRNMLGGGDPSIAASFDQEAAAVLMARIAVYKAEVEDGPDILRWTDRMLIRLCQKFADYRKDDPSSFRLSQNFTLYPQFMFHLRRSQFLQVFNNSPDETAFYRHCLNREDLTNSLIMIQPTLISFTFDQEPEPVLLDSVSIKPDHILLLDTFFHILIFHGETIAMWRKAGYQDQEEHENFKQLLEGPRAEAAELLVDRFPLPRFIDTDAGGSQARFLLSKLNPSNTHQTSGSYGTAAGSAVVLTDDVSLQTFMGHLQKLAVAGNS; this is encoded by the coding sequence ATGACTCAGGTTCATGAATTGGGTCATGCCAGTTGTAATAAGAGCTATGTGTTCCGTGGTAATAAGGACTATACAGCCAAGGGTGTGCAAGAAATGCTTGGTTTAGCTCCTCCTAGACCTCAAGGAGGCGTTAATAATGCTGGACCCCCACCATTTTCGAGATTTTTGTTGCCTTTGCAACAGTGTGAGTTCCAATTGACTAATATCATTGAACAGCTGGAAAAAGACCCCTGGCCCGTGGCTAGTGATCGTCGCCCAGTTCGTTGTTCCGGTGTGGCTCTTAGTGTGGCCGTCAGTTTGCTAGAACAGTCTTTCCCTAATAGTGGAGCTAGAATCATGTTTTTTGCAGGTGGTCCTCCTACTGAAGGTCCTGGTATGGTTGTGGGTCCCGAGCTTAGAGAACCTATCAGATCGCACCACGATATCGAGCGTGATAGTGCTAAACATTATAAAAAGGCTGTCAAGTTCTATGAAGCTCTTGCTAAACGAACTGCTCTTAATGGACATGCTGTCGACATTTTCGCCGGTTGTTATGATCAAATCGGTATGCAAGAAATGAAGTCACTACCAAACTCGACTGGTGGTGTAATGATTCTGACTGATGCTTTCTCAACATCGATTTTCAAGCAATCCATTCAAAGAATTTTTAACAAGGATGACCAAGGATTCCTAGAAATGGGATTTAATGCCTCGTGTGACGTTCTTACCAGTAAAGATTTGAAGGTATCTGGCCTGATTGGCCATGCTGTGTCTCTTAATAAGAAGTCTGTTAGTGTAGCTGATACCGAGATCGGAATTGGTCAGACTTCGTCGTGGAAAATGTGTTCTATTACTCCTGCTCACACTTATGGATTCTTTTTCGAGGTGGCTACACAAGGAGGAGCTAATGGTGCCAACCCCGGTCCTGGTCCTGTACAACATGCTACTATCCAGTTTTTGACCCATTATCAACATTCGAACGGTACATACCGATTGAGAGTGACGACATTGATCCGAAACATGCTTGGTGGAGGCGACCCCAGCATCGCAGCCTCGTTTGATCaagaggctgctgccgtGCTCATGGCACGAATCGCTGTGTATAAAGCCGAGGTCGAGGACGGCCCGGATATCCTGCGTTGGACCGATCGAATGCTCATTCGACTGTGTCAGAAGTTTGCTGATTACCGTAAAGATGACCCCTCGTCGTTCCGTCTGTCACAAAACTTCACCTTGTACCCACAATTCATGTTCCACTTACGAAGATCGCAATTTTTGCAAGTGTTTAACAATTCACCTGACGAGACTGCTTTTTACCGTCACTGTTTGAACCGTGAAGATTTGACTAATTCTTTGATCATGATCCAACCCACTTTGATCTCGTTCACATTCGACCAAGAGCCAGAGCCCGTGCTGCTGGATTCTGTATCGATTAAACCCGACCATATTCTGCTGTTGGATACCTTTTTCCACATTTTGATTTTCCACGGAGAAACCATTGCTATGTGGAGAAAGGCTGGAtaccaagaccaagaagaGCACGAGAACTTCAaacagctgctggaagGACCACGAGCCGAGGCTGCTGAGCTGCTTGTAGACCGATTCCCACTGCCCCGTTTCATTGACACGGATGCCGGTGGATCGCAAGCCCGGTTCCTGCTGTCTAAACTCAACCCTTCCAACACTCACCAAACAAGCGGTTCCTACGGCACCGCCGCAGGCTCGGCCGTCGTGCTCACCGACGACGTCAGTCTCCAGACCTTCATGGGCCACCTCCAAAAGCTCGCTGTCGCCGGCAACTCGTAA
- the HDA3 gene encoding Hda3p (Subunit of the HDA1 histone deacetylase complex; possibly tetrameric trichostatin A-sensitive class II histone deacetylase complex contains Hda1p homodimer and an Hda2p-Hda3p heterodimer; required for the activity of the complex; relocalizes to the cytosol in response to hypoxia; similar to Hda2p; GO_component: GO:0070823 - HDA1 complex [Evidence IEA]; GO_component: GO:0070823 - HDA1 complex [Evidence IDA,IPI] [PMID 11287668]; GO_component: GO:0070823 - HDA1 complex [Evidence IDA] [PMID 8663039]; GO_component: GO:0005829 - cytosol [Evidence IDA] [PMID 22932476]; GO_component: GO:0005634 - nucleus [Evidence IEA,IEA,IEA]; GO_component: GO:0005634 - nucleus [Evidence IDA] [PMID 14562095]; GO_component: GO:0005634 - nucleus [Evidence IDA] [PMID 22932476]; GO_function: GO:0003677 - DNA binding [Evidence IDA] [PMID 19573535]; GO_function: GO:0003682 - chromatin binding [Evidence IDA] [PMID 16415367]; GO_function: GO:0004407 - histone deacetylase activity [Evidence IEA]; GO_function: GO:0004407 - histone deacetylase activity [Evidence IDA] [PMID 19573535]; GO_process: GO:0016568 - chromatin modification [Evidence IEA]; GO_process: GO:0007059 - chromosome segregation [Evidence IMP] [PMID 16415367]; GO_process: GO:0031047 - gene silencing by RNA [Evidence IMP] [PMID 18022365]; GO_process: GO:0010978 - gene silencing involved in chronological cell aging [Evidence IMP] [PMID 18022365]; GO_process: GO:0016575 - histone deacetylation [Evidence IDA,IMP] [PMID 11287668]; GO_process: GO:0016575 - histone deacetylation [Evidence IDA,IMP] [PMID 8663039]; GO_process: GO:0000122 - negative regulation of transcription from RNA polymerase II promoter [Evidence IMP] [PMID 11287668]; GO_process: GO:0006355 - regulation of transcription, DNA-templated [Evidence IEA]; GO_process: GO:0006351 - transcription, DNA-templated [Evidence IEA]) has translation MDLGKILDGTPEPILTVPDTILFESIAGAGVNGWSGDHSLAVPMTEFQKELTDQVISSHYSDILKFFETDGPVMVESLHTLYTNAQLVATHPFLLVDHYLPKNLLLREVPLRLQHASGKFKILGDILDIIKEYRITVGLVSRPGKTLDLVEAYLQGKFVNYIRHSGSQLRDTGKIDPKYSTIHLIASSELDSNYPGDERFDLIIAFDQTFSINDHHIAAIRRNGRPSQSLSSGGGVGSGVSGVTAGGSSGSGQDQPLTPVIRLIPANSIEHIYLKVKRDWDASHTENGHPLSSGVHSVVGVDHGHGSLDSVLSGDTFTDATNDVQFLRRVLAGTVVLRGKVGAIPNDLKPIYAQNLKPLAKWLQTCSTAWPLPDLADIPEYSAADVERTLLTEVHGDDAYSVSVSSHRSSPPAGWSRSSHTNGSGVSRKGSIKHERSKLSDHEYYNAKRLKRETDSVEYPSLGTSDPLLVLQMSNTHSISDGPPHHTSVLTHRLLRRLEDVINENSTLKAEIRSYRAQASSRQKEYEGLLEEIADKILIIGDLETRVKAAERKTERSIADLVRSDEKVSKLTEELKQTKSIISSTEVPEKKLLDEQTAKIAELNAEIHKLEERVESRNAENEYMRTEYQKASSAAVEAHNQISELEQEKKALEKKVQSEAVRLRTLSFDEERFQKDQTIRELTSRVAALEEHLKRILGSDRHTNNSLSRSRYTSRASSVPRRTRSPGSSGVNAATPSVASSTPTSNS, from the coding sequence ATGGATTTAGGTAAGATTTTGGACGGCACGCCGGAGCCCATTTTGACGGTGCCTGATACGATCCTGTTTGAGTCGATTGCCGGGGCTGGTGTGAATGGATGGTCGGGAGACCATAGTTTGGCGGTGCCTATGACCGAGTTTCAGAAGGAATTGACCGACCAGGTCATTTCGTCGCACTATAGCGACATCCTCAAGTTTTTCGAGACAGACGGGCCGGTCATGGTCGAGTCGCTTCATACTCTGTATACAAATGCCCAGCTGGTGGCCACTCATCCATTTCTGCTCGTAGACCACTATCTTCCGAAgaatctgctgctgcgagAAGTGCCGCTACGACTCCAGCATGCAAGTGGGAAGTTCAAGATTCTAGGTGATATCCTCGATATCATTAAAGAGTACAGAATAACAGTGGGTCTGGTTTCTAGACCTGGAAAAACGCTGGATCTGGTAGAAGCTTATTTACAGGGCAAATTTGTTAATTATATTCGCCATTCAGGTTCCCAACTTCGTGATACCGGCAAAATAGACCCCAAATATTCTACAATTCATCTGATAGCGTCGTCTGAATTGGATAGTAATTATCCAGGAGATGAACGATTCGACTTGATTATCGCCTTTGATCAGACATTTTCCATTAACGACCATCATATTGCTGCCATTCGTCGTAATGGACGTCCCTCTCAGAGCTTATctagtggtggtggagtaGGTAGCGGAGTTAGTGGAGTTACTGCAGGTGGTAGTAGTGGAAGCGGCCAGGATCAGCCTCTGACACCTGTGATTCGACTGATTCCTGCGAATTCCATCGAACATATCTATCTCAAAGTGAAACGAGACTGGGATGCCAGTCATACAGAAAACGGACACCCTCTCAGTTCTGGGGTCCACAGCGTGGTAGGTGTCGACCATGGTCATGGATCGTTAGATTCTGTACTTTCTGGTGATACATTCACAGATGCAACTAATGACGTGCAATTTCTGCGTCGGGTGTTGGCAGGAACTGTTGTTCTGAGAGGTAAAGTGGGTGCGATCCCAAATGACTTGAAACCCATCTATGCACAGAACCTGAAACCACTAGCCAAATGGCTTCAGACATGCTCGACTGCATGGCCTCTGCCTGATTTAGCAGACATTCCTGAATactctgctgctgatgtagAGCGTACTCTACTTACTGAGGTTCACGGAGACGATGCGTACAGCGTTAGTGTTAGCAGCCATCGCTCATCTCCTCCGGCCGGCTGGTCCCGGTCGTCTCATACAAATGGCAGTGGAGTGTCTAGAAAAGGGTCGATAAAGCACGAGCGAAGTAAACTATCGGATCATGAGTATTACAATGCTAAACGACTGAAACGAGAAACTGACTCGGTCGAATATCCCAGTCTAGGGACATCCGATCCTCTGCTGGTACTTCAAATGAGTAATACTCATAGTATATCGGACGGCCCTCCTCATCATACATCGGTGCTTACACATCGTTTACTAAGAAGACTGGAAGATGTTATTAACGAGAATTCCACTCTGAAAGCAGAAATCCGCTCGTACCGTGCCCAGGCATCATCTCGCCAGAAAGAGTATGAAGGGCTTCTCGAAGAGATTGCAGACAAAATCCTTATAATTGGAGATTTAGAAACAAGAGtcaaagctgctgaaagAAAAACTGAGCGATCTATTGCCGACCTTGTTCGATCGGACGAGAAAGTGAGCAAACTGACTGAAGAGCTTAAACAAACCAAATCCATTATCTCCTCAACTGAAGTTCCCGAGAAGAAACTTTTGGACGAGCAAACAGCCAAGATCGCTGAACTGAATGCCGAAATTCATAAACTGGAAGAACGAGTCGAGTCTCGTAACGCTGAAAACGAGTATATGCGAACCGAGTACCAGAAAGCGTCaagtgctgctgttgaagcACATAACCAGATCTCGGAACTCgagcaagaaaagaaagctcTCGAGAAGAAAGTCCAGTCAGAAGCTGTACGGTTACGAACACTCTCGTTTGACGAAGAGCGGTTCCAAAAAGACCAAACCATTCGAGAACTCACTTCACGAGTCGCTGCTCTCGAAGAACATCTCAAAAGGATCCTGGGATCGGACCGCCACACAAATAACAGTCTCTCCCGGTCCCGATACACCTCCCGTGCTTCGAGTGTACCCCGCCGGACCCGTAGTCCGGGCTCCTCTGGCGTCAACGCTGCCACTCCGTCTGTAGCATCGTCCACACCGACCTCCAACAGCTAA
- the PRP4 gene encoding Prp4p (Splicing factor; component of the U4/U6-U5 snRNP complex; GO_component: GO:0046540 - U4/U6 x U5 tri-snRNP complex [Evidence IDA] [PMID 10377396]; GO_component: GO:0046540 - U4/U6 x U5 tri-snRNP complex [Evidence IDA] [PMID 10449419]; GO_component: GO:0005634 - nucleus [Evidence IEA,IEA]; GO_component: GO:0005681 - spliceosomal complex [Evidence IEA]; GO_function: GO:0003674 - molecular_function [Evidence ND]; GO_process: GO:0008380 - RNA splicing [Evidence IEA,IEA]; GO_process: GO:0006397 - mRNA processing [Evidence IEA]; GO_process: GO:0000398 - mRNA splicing, via spliceosome [Evidence IPI] [PMID 10377396]; GO_process: GO:0034247 - snoRNA splicing [Evidence IMP] [PMID 8202378]) — translation MTATYQGPNDVSATSLQTQEYLSQQQYRKTAKVVTAPTNDEDVRRVLEKLGEPVDVSNGENYEDKADRRARLQKLLVDIYNRGEDVSALIAGGEVDGDQMDEDEEEEEEFYTEGGMDLLTARRNIARYSLTEVAKRTKRQKIEAAIPLVRHVKLRREIYGELQQFTSLGAQSGFDRPVSATVFSPNSKLVAAGDWSGAVKILSVPNLETIASYKGYHTGQVTGVAWHPKATIGQSEQTVNLASSGLEGNIQLWGLDATANQRPLATLEGHEKRVCKIDFHPSGQYLASASYDLTWRLWDINTCQEILLQEGHSKEVFTVRFQKDGALLGSAGRDAIGRIWDLRTGRTIMILDGHIREIYGMDFSPNGYQVVTGGADNSAIVWDIRQLKSIFTIPAHTNLVSEVRFFQGLPSSLQTTTPDDNPDTAIPQSAGTFLATSSYDRTIKVSGSTASGGWGAAPNPAAPLALLESSRRLSEWSLAKQELPGLGRSPSRRRQKARTRRLLTDSSSGAPTTGPCRKPSPTRSECSRWTFPTVSFLL, via the coding sequence ATGACAGCGACGTACCAAGGGCCCAATGACGTGTCGGCGACGAGTTTACAGACCCAGGAGTACTTgagccagcagcagtatcGGAAGACGGCAAAAGTGGTGACGGCTCCGACTAATGACGAGGATGTCAGAAGAGTGCTCGAGAAGCTGGGTGAACCGGTTGACGTTAGTAATGGAGAAAACTATGAAGATAAAGCTGATAGACGTGCCAGGTTACAGAAGTTGCTGGTCGATATTTATAATCGAGGAGAGGATGTCAGTGCTCTGATAGCTGGCGGAGAAGTAGATGGAGATCAGATggacgaagatgaggaagaggaagaagaattcTATACCGAGGGTGGCATGGATTTACTGACCGCCAGACGTAATATTGCTCGATACTCGCTGACAGAGGTGGCGAAACGAACCAAGAGACAGAAGATTGAGGCTGCAATTCCTCTGGTACGACATGTCAAGTTACGGCGAGAGATATACGGGGAGCTGCAGCAGTTCACATCGCTTGGAGCCCAGTCTGGGTTCGACAGACCTGTGTCAGCTACGGTATTCTCCCCAAATTCCAAACTagtggctgctggagaCTGGTCTGGCGCAGTCAAAATACTGTCTGTACCTAATTTAGAGACCATTGCCAGCTATAAAGGTTATCATACGGGCCAGGTTACGGGTGTAGCATGGCATCCTAAGGCTACCATCGGTCAAAGCGAACAAACAGTCAATCTTGCCAGCTCAGGTTTAGAAGGCAATATTCAGCTATGGGGATTAGACGCAACTGCTAATCAAAGACCGTTAGCGACGCTGGAAGGTCACGAGAAACGGGTATGTAAAATCGACTTCCACCCTTCTGGTCAGTACCTGGCATCAGCTTCATATGACCTGACCTGGCGACTCTGGGATATCAATACCTGTCAGGAGATACTACTCCAAGAGGGACATTCAAAAGAGGTATTTACAGTGCGATTCCAGAAAGACGGAGCTCTATTAGGATCAGCCGGTCGCGATGCCATTGGCCGGATCTGGGACCTGCGTACCGGTCGTACAATCATGATTCTGGACGGCCATATCCGTGAAATCTACGGCATGGACTTCTCTCCAAACGGATACCAAGTAGTCACTGGCGGTGCTGACAATTCTGCTATCGTGTGGGACATCCGCCAACTCAAGAGCATCTTCACCATTCCCGCACACACGAACCTCGTCTCTGAAGTGCGCTTCTTCCAGGGCCTACCTTCCAGTCTCCAAACAACCACACCTGACGACAACCCAGATACAGCGATCCCACAATCAGCAGGAACCTTCCTGGCAACCTCCTCCTACGATCGCACCATCAAAGTAAGTGGCTCTacggcctccggcggctggggcgcagccccaaaccccgctgctcctctcgctttgctcgagtcgtccCGTCGACTATCTGAGTGgtctcttgcgaagcaggagctaccgggtctggggcggagccccagccgccggaggcagaaagCACGCACTCGGAGATTACTAACAGATTCCAGCTCTGGAGCGCCGACAACTGGGCCTTGCAGAAAACCCTCACCGACTCGGAGCGAGTGCTCTCGGTGGACATTTCCAACGGTAAGTTTTCTACTTTGA
- the AOS1 gene encoding E1 ubiquitin-activating protein AOS1 (Subunit of heterodimeric nuclear SUMO activating enzyme E1 with Uba2p; activates Smt3p (SUMO) before its conjugation to proteins (sumoylation), which may play a role in protein targeting; essential for viability; relocalizes to the cytosol in response to hypoxia; GO_component: GO:0031510 - SUMO activating enzyme complex [Evidence IPI] [PMID 9312010]; GO_component: GO:0005829 - cytosol [Evidence IDA] [PMID 22932476]; GO_component: GO:0005634 - nucleus [Evidence IDA] [PMID 14562095]; GO_component: GO:0005634 - nucleus [Evidence IDA] [PMID 22932476]; GO_function: GO:0019948 - SUMO activating enzyme activity [Evidence IDA] [PMID 9312010]; GO_function: GO:0003824 - catalytic activity [Evidence IEA]; GO_process: GO:0006974 - cellular response to DNA damage stimulus [Evidence IEA]; GO_process: GO:0016925 - protein sumoylation [Evidence IDA] [PMID 9312010]): MRNSKILVIGVSAATNEVVKNLVLAGVGSLTILDEKEVRARDLGAQFFIDETDVGKKIAEAVKFRVQRLNPRVGLEIVTASLEEKLASEGGEQWVQGFDVVVASNLDYHQLARVNGLTRAAHKSFYATQLFGLFGYVFTDLVQHTFTTEKEKSNIATVVGPETKTRSVIKVETRKDGPKYLETITKSEVYKPFTDIVADPLFAAKYTARKLLKVSTLLPIILGYWQLQLQSSSNKNNDEEGAHQQSTLIDETSLYEAAVDKARQLGIPAAVVKPDTVHTFVSSLDTELSPVAAVIGGILAQDVLNVLGQKEQPIQNLFIFSGASSEGPIYTV, from the coding sequence ATGAGGAACTCGAAGATTCTGGTGATTGGAGTCAGTGCTGCTACGAACGAGGTGGTGAAGaatctggtgctggcggGAGTCGGGTCGCTGACGATTCTCGATGAGAAGGAGGTTCGTGCGAGGGATTTGGGTGCCCAGTTTTTTATTGATGAGACTGATGTTGGTAAGAAGATTGCCGAGGCGGTCAAGTTTCGTGTTCAGAGACTCAATCCACGAGTGGGTCTTGAGATTGTCACTGCCAGCCTCGAGGAGAAGCTGGCGTCAGAGGGTGGTGAACAGTGGGTTCAGGGGTTCGACGTGGTTGTAGCGTCGAATCTCGATTATCATCAGCTGGCCCGTGTTAATGGCTTAACCCGTGCTGCTCATAAAAGTTTCTATGCCACTCAGTTGTTTGGTTTGTTCGGGTATGTGTTCACTGACTTGGTGCAACACACTTTCACTACTGAAAAAGAGAAGTCTAATATAGCCACAGTAGTGGGTCCAGAAACCAAGACCCGGTCTGTTATCAAAGTCGAAACGAGAAAAGATGGTCCGAAATATCTAGAAACCATCACGAAATCAGAGGTGTATAAACCGTTTACCGACATTGTCGCCGACCCACTGTTTGCTGCAAAATACACTGCCCGAAAACTGTTGAAAGTATCAACACTGCTTCCTATCATTCTCGGATACTGGCAATTACAATTACAATCCAGTTCTAACAAGAACAACGACGAAGAAGGAGCACATCAACAATCAACTCTGATTGACGAGACGTCTCTGTacgaagcagcagtcgACAAAGCGCGACAATTGGGCattcctgctgctgtcgtCAAACCCGACACAGTCCACACGTTCGTGTCGTCCCTCGACACCGAACTCTCGCCAGTGGCAGCCGTCATCGGCGGCATCCTCGCCCAAGACGTGCTCAACGTGCTGGGCCAGAAAGAACAGCCCATCCAAaacctcttcatcttctctGGCGCCTCCAGTGAAGGTCCTATTTATACTGTATAA